The proteins below are encoded in one region of Podarcis raffonei isolate rPodRaf1 chromosome 8, rPodRaf1.pri, whole genome shotgun sequence:
- the COG4 gene encoding conserved oligomeric Golgi complex subunit 4 isoform X2 → MLLEQQSSMESKMATLHRMGPNLQLIEGDAKQLAGMITFTCNLAENVSSKVRQLDLAKNRLYQAIQRADDILDLKFCMDGVQTALRNEDYEQAAAHIHRYLSLDKSVIELSRQGREGSIIEANLKLLQEAEQRLKVIVTEKFDIATKQEDLPQVERFFKIFPLLGLHEEGLSKFSEYLCKQVANKAEENLQLVMKTDMSDRRAAAIFADTLTLLFEGIARIVETHQPIVETYYGPGRLYTLIKHLQTECDRQVEKVVDKFIQQRSYHRQFQHVQNSMMRSSVAEKIEPRELDPILTEVTLMNARSELYLRFIRRRIISDFEVGDSMASEDVKQEHQKCLDKLLNNCLLSCAMQELIGYYITMEEYFMRETVNKAVAMDTCEKGQLTSSMVDDVFYIVKKCIGRALSSSSIDCLCAMINHSITELESDFREVLCNKLKMGFPATTFQDFQRGVTSAVSIMHSSLQQGKFDTKGIESTDEAKQSFLVTLNNVEICSENIMTLKKTLESDCAKLLSQGFGGEQAQPKIDSCLSDMAAMSNKFRDLLQEGLNELTNSAIKPQVKPWINLFLSVSHNIEEAKFNDYEANDPWVQQFILNLEQQMAEFKAGLSPVIYDSLTSLMTTLIAVELEKVVLKSTFSRLGGLQFDKELRSLIAYLTTVTTWTIRDKFARLSQMATILNLERVAEILDYWGPNSGPLTWRLTPAEVRQVLALRMDFRSEDIKRLRL, encoded by the exons ATGCTTCTGGAACAGCAGAGCTCCATGGAGAGCAAGATGGCTACCCTTCATCGCATGGG TCCTAACCTGCAGCTCATTGAAGGCGATGCAAAGCAGCTAGCTGGAATGATCACCTTCACCTGCAATCTGGCTGAGAATGTCAGCAGCAAAGTCCGACAGCTCGACCTTGCCAAG AATCGCCTCTATCAAGCCATCCAGAGAGCAGATGACATTCTGGACTTGAAGTTCTGCATGGATGGAGTCCAGACAGCCCTGAGGAATGAAGATTATGAACAGGCTGCTGCACATATTCATCGCTACCTTTCTTTGGACAAATCTGTAATTGAGCTCAGCAGGCAGGGCCGGGAAG GCAGCATAATTGAGGCCAACTTGAAGCTTCTGCAAGAGGCAGAGCAGCGCCTGAAGGTGATTGTGACTGAGAAATTTGACATTGCCACAAAACAGGAAGACCTGCCCCAAGTGGAGCGCTTTTTCAAGATATTTCCTCTGCTGGgcttgcatgaagaaggactcaGTAAATTCTCCGAGTACCTGTGCAAACAG gttgcaaataAAGCGGAGGAGAACCTGCAGTTGGTGATGAAGACAGACATGAGTGACCGTAGAGCTGCAGCTATCTTTGCAGACACGCTGACCCTACTTTTTGAAG ggatTGCCCGTATTGTGGAGACCCACCAGCCCATTGTGGAGACCTACTATGGACCAGGCAGGCTTTATACACTGATTAAGCACCTACAGACAGAATGTGATCGACAGGTAGAAAAGGTTGTGGACAAGTTTATCCAGCAGAGATCCTATCACAGACAG TTTCAGCATGTTCAGAACAGCATGATGAGGAGTTCAGTTGCGGAAAAGATTGAGCCAAG GGAACTTGACCCCATTTTAACAGAGGTTACCTTGATGAATGCACGGAGTGAGCTGTATCTGAGATTCATTAGAAGGCGCATCATCTCCGACTTTGAGGTGGGAGATTCCATGGCTTCAGAGGATGTGAAGCAAG AGCATCAGAAGTGCCTGGACAAGCTGCTGAACAACTGCTTACTGAGCTGTGCCATGCAGGAGCTGATTGGCTATTATATTACCATGGAGGAGTATTTCATGAGGGAGACTGTCAACAAG GCTGTTGCTATGGACACATGTGAGAAGGGTCAGCTGACCTCCAGTATGGTGGATGATGTCTTCTATATCGTGAAGAAGTGCATTGGGCGGGCTCTTTCTAGCTCCAGCATTGACTGCCTCTGTGCTATGATCAACCATTCCATCACGGAGCTGGAGTCAGATTTCAG ggaggtcttgtgcaacaaactcaAGATGGGTTTCCCAGCCACCACATTCCAGGACTTCCAGAGAGGTGTGACCAGCGCAGTGAGCATCATGCACAGCAGCCTTCAGCAGGGCAAGTTTGACACCAAAGGCATTGAAAGTACAGATGAGGCCAAGCAGTCCTTTCTG GTGACATTAAACAATGTGGAGATCTGCAGTGAAAACATCATGACACTAAAGAAGACCCTGGAG AGTGACTGTGCCAAGCTGCTTAGCCAGGGGTTTGGGGGTGAACAAGCACAACCCAAGATTGACAGCTGTCTTTCAGACATGGCTGCCATGTCCAACAAGTTTCGAGATCTGTTGCAG GAAGGGTTGAATGAGCTCACTAACTCAGCTATCAAGCCACAGGTGAAACCTTGGATCAACCTCTTCCTGTCAGTCTCCCATAACATTGAAGAGGCGA AGTTCAATGACTATGAGGCCAACGACCCCTGGGTCCAGCAATTCATCCTCAATCTGGAGCAGCAGATGGCAGAGTTCAAG GCAGGATTGTCACCGGTGATCTACGACAGCCTGACCAGCCTGATGACCACCCTTATTGCTGTTGAACTGGAGAAGGTTGTTCTCAAGTCTACTTTCAGTAGG CTGGGTGGGCTACAGTTTGATAAAGAGCTGCGCTCCCTAATTGCCTACCTCACCACAGTGACCACCTGGACCATCCGTGACAAGTTTGCCCGGCTCTCCCAGATGGCAACCATCCTCAACTTGGAAAGG GTAGCAGAGATTTTAGATTACTGGGGACCAAACTCAGGCCCACTGACATGGCGCTTAACCCCCGCTGAGGTCCGTCAAGTGCTGGCTCTCCGGATGGATTTTCGCAGTGAAGACATCAAGCGACTTCGCCTCTAG
- the COG4 gene encoding conserved oligomeric Golgi complex subunit 4 isoform X3, producing MAASVAGSGLRGGSDGGGSGPSVSSSSSLSMEQIRALTDLPELEAAYSRLCGEEKAVEEELEMLLEQQSSMESKMATLHRMGPNLQLIEGDAKQLAGMITFTCNLAENVSSKVRQLDLAKNRLYQAIQRADDILDLKFCMDGVQTALRNEDYEQAAAHIHRYLSLDKSVIELSRQGREGSIIEANLKLLQEAEQRLKVIVTEKFDIATKQEDLPQVERFFKIFPLLGLHEEGLSKFSEYLCKQVANKAEENLQLVMKTDMSDRRAAAIFADTLTLLFEGIARIVETHQPIVETYYGPGRLYTLIKHLQTECDRQVEKVVDKFIQQRSYHRQFQHVQNSMMRSSVAEKIEPRELDPILTEVTLMNARSELYLRFIRRRIISDFEVGDSMASEDVKQEHQKCLDKLLNNCLLSCAMQELIGYYITMEEYFMRETVNKAVAMDTCEKGQLTSSMVDDVFYIVKKCIGRALSSSSIDCLCAMINHSITELESDFREVLCNKLKMGFPATTFQDFQRGVTSAVSIMHSSLQQGKFDTKGIESTDEAKQSFLVTLNNVEICSENIMTLKKTLESDCAKLLSQGFGGEQAQPKIDSCLSDMAAMSNKFRDLLQEGLNELTNSAIKPQVKPWINLFLSVSHNIEEAKFNDYEANDPWVQQFILNLEQQMAEFK from the exons ATGGCGGCGTCGGTGGCCGGTTCAGGCCTGAGGGGAGGGAGCGATGGCGGCGGCTCCGGACCCTCTGTTTCCTCATCCTCCTCGCTATCCATGGAGCAAATCCGGGCGCTCACTGATCTGCCGGAGCTGGAGGCCGCCTACAGCCGCCTGTGCGGGGAGGAG AAAGCTGTGGAAGAAGAGTTGGAGATGCTTCTGGAACAGCAGAGCTCCATGGAGAGCAAGATGGCTACCCTTCATCGCATGGG TCCTAACCTGCAGCTCATTGAAGGCGATGCAAAGCAGCTAGCTGGAATGATCACCTTCACCTGCAATCTGGCTGAGAATGTCAGCAGCAAAGTCCGACAGCTCGACCTTGCCAAG AATCGCCTCTATCAAGCCATCCAGAGAGCAGATGACATTCTGGACTTGAAGTTCTGCATGGATGGAGTCCAGACAGCCCTGAGGAATGAAGATTATGAACAGGCTGCTGCACATATTCATCGCTACCTTTCTTTGGACAAATCTGTAATTGAGCTCAGCAGGCAGGGCCGGGAAG GCAGCATAATTGAGGCCAACTTGAAGCTTCTGCAAGAGGCAGAGCAGCGCCTGAAGGTGATTGTGACTGAGAAATTTGACATTGCCACAAAACAGGAAGACCTGCCCCAAGTGGAGCGCTTTTTCAAGATATTTCCTCTGCTGGgcttgcatgaagaaggactcaGTAAATTCTCCGAGTACCTGTGCAAACAG gttgcaaataAAGCGGAGGAGAACCTGCAGTTGGTGATGAAGACAGACATGAGTGACCGTAGAGCTGCAGCTATCTTTGCAGACACGCTGACCCTACTTTTTGAAG ggatTGCCCGTATTGTGGAGACCCACCAGCCCATTGTGGAGACCTACTATGGACCAGGCAGGCTTTATACACTGATTAAGCACCTACAGACAGAATGTGATCGACAGGTAGAAAAGGTTGTGGACAAGTTTATCCAGCAGAGATCCTATCACAGACAG TTTCAGCATGTTCAGAACAGCATGATGAGGAGTTCAGTTGCGGAAAAGATTGAGCCAAG GGAACTTGACCCCATTTTAACAGAGGTTACCTTGATGAATGCACGGAGTGAGCTGTATCTGAGATTCATTAGAAGGCGCATCATCTCCGACTTTGAGGTGGGAGATTCCATGGCTTCAGAGGATGTGAAGCAAG AGCATCAGAAGTGCCTGGACAAGCTGCTGAACAACTGCTTACTGAGCTGTGCCATGCAGGAGCTGATTGGCTATTATATTACCATGGAGGAGTATTTCATGAGGGAGACTGTCAACAAG GCTGTTGCTATGGACACATGTGAGAAGGGTCAGCTGACCTCCAGTATGGTGGATGATGTCTTCTATATCGTGAAGAAGTGCATTGGGCGGGCTCTTTCTAGCTCCAGCATTGACTGCCTCTGTGCTATGATCAACCATTCCATCACGGAGCTGGAGTCAGATTTCAG ggaggtcttgtgcaacaaactcaAGATGGGTTTCCCAGCCACCACATTCCAGGACTTCCAGAGAGGTGTGACCAGCGCAGTGAGCATCATGCACAGCAGCCTTCAGCAGGGCAAGTTTGACACCAAAGGCATTGAAAGTACAGATGAGGCCAAGCAGTCCTTTCTG GTGACATTAAACAATGTGGAGATCTGCAGTGAAAACATCATGACACTAAAGAAGACCCTGGAG AGTGACTGTGCCAAGCTGCTTAGCCAGGGGTTTGGGGGTGAACAAGCACAACCCAAGATTGACAGCTGTCTTTCAGACATGGCTGCCATGTCCAACAAGTTTCGAGATCTGTTGCAG GAAGGGTTGAATGAGCTCACTAACTCAGCTATCAAGCCACAGGTGAAACCTTGGATCAACCTCTTCCTGTCAGTCTCCCATAACATTGAAGAGGCGA AGTTCAATGACTATGAGGCCAACGACCCCTGGGTCCAGCAATTCATCCTCAATCTGGAGCAGCAGATGGCAGAGTTCAAG TAA
- the COG4 gene encoding conserved oligomeric Golgi complex subunit 4 isoform X1, protein MAASVAGSGLRGGSDGGGSGPSVSSSSSLSMEQIRALTDLPELEAAYSRLCGEEKAVEEELEMLLEQQSSMESKMATLHRMGPNLQLIEGDAKQLAGMITFTCNLAENVSSKVRQLDLAKNRLYQAIQRADDILDLKFCMDGVQTALRNEDYEQAAAHIHRYLSLDKSVIELSRQGREGSIIEANLKLLQEAEQRLKVIVTEKFDIATKQEDLPQVERFFKIFPLLGLHEEGLSKFSEYLCKQVANKAEENLQLVMKTDMSDRRAAAIFADTLTLLFEGIARIVETHQPIVETYYGPGRLYTLIKHLQTECDRQVEKVVDKFIQQRSYHRQFQHVQNSMMRSSVAEKIEPRELDPILTEVTLMNARSELYLRFIRRRIISDFEVGDSMASEDVKQEHQKCLDKLLNNCLLSCAMQELIGYYITMEEYFMRETVNKAVAMDTCEKGQLTSSMVDDVFYIVKKCIGRALSSSSIDCLCAMINHSITELESDFREVLCNKLKMGFPATTFQDFQRGVTSAVSIMHSSLQQGKFDTKGIESTDEAKQSFLVTLNNVEICSENIMTLKKTLESDCAKLLSQGFGGEQAQPKIDSCLSDMAAMSNKFRDLLQEGLNELTNSAIKPQVKPWINLFLSVSHNIEEAKFNDYEANDPWVQQFILNLEQQMAEFKAGLSPVIYDSLTSLMTTLIAVELEKVVLKSTFSRLGGLQFDKELRSLIAYLTTVTTWTIRDKFARLSQMATILNLERVAEILDYWGPNSGPLTWRLTPAEVRQVLALRMDFRSEDIKRLRL, encoded by the exons ATGGCGGCGTCGGTGGCCGGTTCAGGCCTGAGGGGAGGGAGCGATGGCGGCGGCTCCGGACCCTCTGTTTCCTCATCCTCCTCGCTATCCATGGAGCAAATCCGGGCGCTCACTGATCTGCCGGAGCTGGAGGCCGCCTACAGCCGCCTGTGCGGGGAGGAG AAAGCTGTGGAAGAAGAGTTGGAGATGCTTCTGGAACAGCAGAGCTCCATGGAGAGCAAGATGGCTACCCTTCATCGCATGGG TCCTAACCTGCAGCTCATTGAAGGCGATGCAAAGCAGCTAGCTGGAATGATCACCTTCACCTGCAATCTGGCTGAGAATGTCAGCAGCAAAGTCCGACAGCTCGACCTTGCCAAG AATCGCCTCTATCAAGCCATCCAGAGAGCAGATGACATTCTGGACTTGAAGTTCTGCATGGATGGAGTCCAGACAGCCCTGAGGAATGAAGATTATGAACAGGCTGCTGCACATATTCATCGCTACCTTTCTTTGGACAAATCTGTAATTGAGCTCAGCAGGCAGGGCCGGGAAG GCAGCATAATTGAGGCCAACTTGAAGCTTCTGCAAGAGGCAGAGCAGCGCCTGAAGGTGATTGTGACTGAGAAATTTGACATTGCCACAAAACAGGAAGACCTGCCCCAAGTGGAGCGCTTTTTCAAGATATTTCCTCTGCTGGgcttgcatgaagaaggactcaGTAAATTCTCCGAGTACCTGTGCAAACAG gttgcaaataAAGCGGAGGAGAACCTGCAGTTGGTGATGAAGACAGACATGAGTGACCGTAGAGCTGCAGCTATCTTTGCAGACACGCTGACCCTACTTTTTGAAG ggatTGCCCGTATTGTGGAGACCCACCAGCCCATTGTGGAGACCTACTATGGACCAGGCAGGCTTTATACACTGATTAAGCACCTACAGACAGAATGTGATCGACAGGTAGAAAAGGTTGTGGACAAGTTTATCCAGCAGAGATCCTATCACAGACAG TTTCAGCATGTTCAGAACAGCATGATGAGGAGTTCAGTTGCGGAAAAGATTGAGCCAAG GGAACTTGACCCCATTTTAACAGAGGTTACCTTGATGAATGCACGGAGTGAGCTGTATCTGAGATTCATTAGAAGGCGCATCATCTCCGACTTTGAGGTGGGAGATTCCATGGCTTCAGAGGATGTGAAGCAAG AGCATCAGAAGTGCCTGGACAAGCTGCTGAACAACTGCTTACTGAGCTGTGCCATGCAGGAGCTGATTGGCTATTATATTACCATGGAGGAGTATTTCATGAGGGAGACTGTCAACAAG GCTGTTGCTATGGACACATGTGAGAAGGGTCAGCTGACCTCCAGTATGGTGGATGATGTCTTCTATATCGTGAAGAAGTGCATTGGGCGGGCTCTTTCTAGCTCCAGCATTGACTGCCTCTGTGCTATGATCAACCATTCCATCACGGAGCTGGAGTCAGATTTCAG ggaggtcttgtgcaacaaactcaAGATGGGTTTCCCAGCCACCACATTCCAGGACTTCCAGAGAGGTGTGACCAGCGCAGTGAGCATCATGCACAGCAGCCTTCAGCAGGGCAAGTTTGACACCAAAGGCATTGAAAGTACAGATGAGGCCAAGCAGTCCTTTCTG GTGACATTAAACAATGTGGAGATCTGCAGTGAAAACATCATGACACTAAAGAAGACCCTGGAG AGTGACTGTGCCAAGCTGCTTAGCCAGGGGTTTGGGGGTGAACAAGCACAACCCAAGATTGACAGCTGTCTTTCAGACATGGCTGCCATGTCCAACAAGTTTCGAGATCTGTTGCAG GAAGGGTTGAATGAGCTCACTAACTCAGCTATCAAGCCACAGGTGAAACCTTGGATCAACCTCTTCCTGTCAGTCTCCCATAACATTGAAGAGGCGA AGTTCAATGACTATGAGGCCAACGACCCCTGGGTCCAGCAATTCATCCTCAATCTGGAGCAGCAGATGGCAGAGTTCAAG GCAGGATTGTCACCGGTGATCTACGACAGCCTGACCAGCCTGATGACCACCCTTATTGCTGTTGAACTGGAGAAGGTTGTTCTCAAGTCTACTTTCAGTAGG CTGGGTGGGCTACAGTTTGATAAAGAGCTGCGCTCCCTAATTGCCTACCTCACCACAGTGACCACCTGGACCATCCGTGACAAGTTTGCCCGGCTCTCCCAGATGGCAACCATCCTCAACTTGGAAAGG GTAGCAGAGATTTTAGATTACTGGGGACCAAACTCAGGCCCACTGACATGGCGCTTAACCCCCGCTGAGGTCCGTCAAGTGCTGGCTCTCCGGATGGATTTTCGCAGTGAAGACATCAAGCGACTTCGCCTCTAG